In a genomic window of Vigna angularis cultivar LongXiaoDou No.4 chromosome 6, ASM1680809v1, whole genome shotgun sequence:
- the LOC108342596 gene encoding chaperone protein dnaJ 20, chloroplastic → MDVLRFTSNLSTTHMLPLSKRHQTQHPRMKFSVSCRATKQQACVEENLYKVLSLSPMSATTDDIKKAYRSMALQYHPDVCHDGSKKEELTRMFVQLNAAYTTLSNPQLRADYDYELGLRNKKSVGDESWRCRWQEQVVGLKRRSHTRMAQRDGSWGSRVRARNMN, encoded by the coding sequence ATGGATGTTCTCAGATTCACCTCAAACCTTAGCACCACTCACATGCTTCCACTCTCCAAAAGACATCAAACACAACATCCTCGTATGAAGTTTTCCGTTTCATGCAGAGCCACGAAACAGCAGGCGTGTGTGGAGGAGAACTTGTACAAAGTACTGAGTTTGAGTCCCATGAGTGCGACCACAGATGACATAAAGAAAGCGTACAGATCAATGGCTCTTCAGTACCACCCCGACGTGTGCCATGACGGTTCCAAGAAAGAAGAGTTGACGAGGATGTTTGTGCAGCTCAACGCCGCCTACACCACCTTATCCAACCCACAGCTTCGAGCGGATTATGATTATGAGTTGGGTTTGAGAAACAAGAAAAGTGTGGGTGATGAGAGCTGGAGATGTAGGTGGCAGGAGCAGGTGGTTGGGTTGAAGAGAAGGTCTCACACGCGTATGGCACAAAGGGATGGATCCTGGGGCTCTAGAGTCAGAGCACGAAACATGAACTGA
- the LOC108341886 gene encoding high affinity sulfate transporter 2 isoform X1 — translation MSQRVTDEGVRKDMEEIRNGASSRKHGDTLSHIHRVESPPKQTLFKEIKYSVVETFFPDKPLHKFKDQSFFRVFVLALQSFLPIFEWGRDYNLKKFRGDFISGLTIASLCIPQDIAYAKLANLDPQYALYTSFVTPLVYAFMGSSRDIAIGPVAVVSLLLGTTLSDEISDIKSHEYLRLAFTATFFAGVIQMALGVLRLGFLIDFVSHAAVVGFMTGSSITIALQQLKGLLGIKNFTKKTDIVSVMRSVFSSAHHGWNWETIVIGLSFLVFLLVAKYIGKKNKKLFWVAAISPMISVIVSTFSVYITRADKKGVAIIKHVKKGVNSSSAGEIFFSGKYLGPGIRVGVIAGMVALTEAVAIGRTFAAMKDYPLDGNQEMMAMGAMNIVGSLTSCYVSTGGFSRTAVNNMAGCKTAVSNIVMSMVVLLTLLLITPLFEYTPNAVLASIIIAAVLGLVNIEAIILLWKIDKFDFVACMGALFGVVFINVEIGLLIAVAISFSKILLQVTRPRTAILGKLPGTTAYRNVWQYPKATQIDGMLIVRVDSAIYFSNSNYIKERILRWLSDEENQRITSGLSRIEYLTVEMSPVTDIDTSGIHAFEELYKSLQKRKVQLIMANPGPIVIEKLRASKLTDVIGENNIFPTVADVVSTFGANGEGVL, via the exons ATGAGTCAACGCGTGACTGACGAGGGTGTGAGAAAGGACATGGAGGAAATAAGAAATGGGGCATCTTCACGTAAGCATGGAGATACTTTGTCACACATTCACAGAGTGGAATCTCCTCCTAAGCAGACACTTTTCAAAGAGATCAAATATTCTGTGGTTGAGACTTTCTTCCCAGACAAACCCTTACACAAATTTAAAGACCAAAGCTTCTTTAGAGTCTTTGTATTAGCCCTGCAATCTTTCTTACCCATTTTCGAATGGGGCAGAGACTACAATCTTAAAAAGTTCAGAGGTGATTTCATTTCTGGACTCACCATTGCAAGTCTTTGCATCCCTCAA GATATTGCATACGCAAAACTTGCAAATTTGGATCCCCAATATGCACTGT ACACTAGTTTTGTTACTCCTCTTGTATATGCTTTCATGGGAAGCTCAAGAGATATTGCCATTGGACCCGTAGCTGTTGTATCCCTCTTGCTTGGGACTACACTGTCCGATGAAATCAGCGACATCAAAAGTCATGAATACCTGCGCCTTGCATTTACTGCCACCTTCTTCGCAggagtcattcaaatggcactTGGTGTTCTCAG ACTTGGTTTCTTGATTGACTTTGTGTCACATGCTGCCGTTGTGGGATTCATGACTGGATCTTCCATTACAATTGCTCTGCAACAGCTTAAGGGTTTGCTTGGCATAAAAAACTTCACTAAGAAAACTGATATTGTTTCTGTCATGCGCTCGGTTTTCAGTTCAGCACACCATGGG TGGAATTGGGAGACAATAGTCATTGGATTATCATTCTTGGTTTTCCTTCTTGTAGCCAAGTATATC GGTAAAAAGAATAAGAAGCTCTTTTGGGTGGCTGCAATTTCCCCTATGATATCTGTCATAGTGTCTACCTTTTCTGTCTACATAACCAGAGCAGACAAGAAAGGCGTGGCAATT ATTAAACATGTCAAGAAGGGTGTGAATTCATCATCTGCTGGAGAGATTTTTTTCAGTGGAAAATATCTAGGTCCTGGTATTCGTGTTGGTGTAATAGCTGGTATGGTAGCACTCACG GAAGCTGTAGCGATTGGGAGAACATTTGCTGCCATGAAAGACTACCCACTTGATGGCAACCAAGAAATGATGGCAATGGGGGCAATGAACATCGTTGGTTCTTTAACATCTTGTTATGTGTCTACAG GCGGTTTTTCTCGCACAGCAGTGAACAACATGGCCGGTTGTAAAACTGCAGTATCGAACATAGTTATGTCCATGGTTGTGTTATTGACTCTGCTACTTATTACGCCGCTATTCGAGTACACTCCAAATGCGGTGCTTGCTTCTATTATAATAGCCGCGGTGCTTGGCCTTGTGAACATTGAAGCTATTATTCTTTTATGGAAGATAGACAAGTTCGATTTTGTTGCTTGCATGGGAGCCCTCTTTGGTGTGGTGTTCATAAATGTTGAGATTGGCCTTCTAATTGCG GTGGCTATATCATTTTCTAAAATCCTTTTACAAGTGACAAGACCAAGGACAGCAATATTAGGGAAGCTTCCAGGAACTACTGCTTATAGGAACGTCTGGCAATACCCCAAAGCAACCCAAATTGATGGCATGCTGATTGTCAGGGTTGACTCTGCAATCTACTTCTCAAACTCCAACTATATCAAGGAGAG AATTTTGAGATGGCTGAGTGATGAAGAAAACCAAAGGATAACAAGTGGATTGTCCAGAATAGAGTATCTCACTGTTGAGATGTCAC CTGTCACTGATATTGACACAAGTGGCATTCATGCTTTTGAAGAGTTATACAAGAGTCTTCAGAAAAGAAAAGTGCag CTTATCATGGCAAACCCAGGACCAATTGTGATAGAGAAACTCCGTGCATCTAAGTTAACAGATGTTATTGGAGAAAATAACATATTTCCAACAGTGGCTGATGTTGTTTCAACTTTTGGTGCAAATGGTGAAGGAGTATTATGA
- the LOC108341886 gene encoding high affinity sulfate transporter 1 isoform X2, translated as MGSSRDIAIGPVAVVSLLLGTTLSDEISDIKSHEYLRLAFTATFFAGVIQMALGVLRLGFLIDFVSHAAVVGFMTGSSITIALQQLKGLLGIKNFTKKTDIVSVMRSVFSSAHHGWNWETIVIGLSFLVFLLVAKYIGKKNKKLFWVAAISPMISVIVSTFSVYITRADKKGVAIIKHVKKGVNSSSAGEIFFSGKYLGPGIRVGVIAGMVALTEAVAIGRTFAAMKDYPLDGNQEMMAMGAMNIVGSLTSCYVSTGGFSRTAVNNMAGCKTAVSNIVMSMVVLLTLLLITPLFEYTPNAVLASIIIAAVLGLVNIEAIILLWKIDKFDFVACMGALFGVVFINVEIGLLIAVAISFSKILLQVTRPRTAILGKLPGTTAYRNVWQYPKATQIDGMLIVRVDSAIYFSNSNYIKERILRWLSDEENQRITSGLSRIEYLTVEMSPVTDIDTSGIHAFEELYKSLQKRKVQLIMANPGPIVIEKLRASKLTDVIGENNIFPTVADVVSTFGANGEGVL; from the exons ATGGGAAGCTCAAGAGATATTGCCATTGGACCCGTAGCTGTTGTATCCCTCTTGCTTGGGACTACACTGTCCGATGAAATCAGCGACATCAAAAGTCATGAATACCTGCGCCTTGCATTTACTGCCACCTTCTTCGCAggagtcattcaaatggcactTGGTGTTCTCAG ACTTGGTTTCTTGATTGACTTTGTGTCACATGCTGCCGTTGTGGGATTCATGACTGGATCTTCCATTACAATTGCTCTGCAACAGCTTAAGGGTTTGCTTGGCATAAAAAACTTCACTAAGAAAACTGATATTGTTTCTGTCATGCGCTCGGTTTTCAGTTCAGCACACCATGGG TGGAATTGGGAGACAATAGTCATTGGATTATCATTCTTGGTTTTCCTTCTTGTAGCCAAGTATATC GGTAAAAAGAATAAGAAGCTCTTTTGGGTGGCTGCAATTTCCCCTATGATATCTGTCATAGTGTCTACCTTTTCTGTCTACATAACCAGAGCAGACAAGAAAGGCGTGGCAATT ATTAAACATGTCAAGAAGGGTGTGAATTCATCATCTGCTGGAGAGATTTTTTTCAGTGGAAAATATCTAGGTCCTGGTATTCGTGTTGGTGTAATAGCTGGTATGGTAGCACTCACG GAAGCTGTAGCGATTGGGAGAACATTTGCTGCCATGAAAGACTACCCACTTGATGGCAACCAAGAAATGATGGCAATGGGGGCAATGAACATCGTTGGTTCTTTAACATCTTGTTATGTGTCTACAG GCGGTTTTTCTCGCACAGCAGTGAACAACATGGCCGGTTGTAAAACTGCAGTATCGAACATAGTTATGTCCATGGTTGTGTTATTGACTCTGCTACTTATTACGCCGCTATTCGAGTACACTCCAAATGCGGTGCTTGCTTCTATTATAATAGCCGCGGTGCTTGGCCTTGTGAACATTGAAGCTATTATTCTTTTATGGAAGATAGACAAGTTCGATTTTGTTGCTTGCATGGGAGCCCTCTTTGGTGTGGTGTTCATAAATGTTGAGATTGGCCTTCTAATTGCG GTGGCTATATCATTTTCTAAAATCCTTTTACAAGTGACAAGACCAAGGACAGCAATATTAGGGAAGCTTCCAGGAACTACTGCTTATAGGAACGTCTGGCAATACCCCAAAGCAACCCAAATTGATGGCATGCTGATTGTCAGGGTTGACTCTGCAATCTACTTCTCAAACTCCAACTATATCAAGGAGAG AATTTTGAGATGGCTGAGTGATGAAGAAAACCAAAGGATAACAAGTGGATTGTCCAGAATAGAGTATCTCACTGTTGAGATGTCAC CTGTCACTGATATTGACACAAGTGGCATTCATGCTTTTGAAGAGTTATACAAGAGTCTTCAGAAAAGAAAAGTGCag CTTATCATGGCAAACCCAGGACCAATTGTGATAGAGAAACTCCGTGCATCTAAGTTAACAGATGTTATTGGAGAAAATAACATATTTCCAACAGTGGCTGATGTTGTTTCAACTTTTGGTGCAAATGGTGAAGGAGTATTATGA